In Coraliomargarita sinensis, the genomic stretch CTTTTCGATGGTCTGGCCCGCGCCCTGACAGCTGGGGCAGACTTGACGGAAACTGATAAAACCACGGTTGGACGTGACCTGTCCGGCCCCGCCACAGGTCTGGCAGGTGACCTTTTTCGAGCCGGGCTCCGCACCACTGCCGCTGCACTTTTTGCAGGCCACCGGACGACGGTAACGAATTTCCTTCTCGGTGCCCTTGGCCGCCTCTTCCAAAGTAATTTCCAGATCGTAGCGTAGGTCCGCGCCGTGGGCCGCTCCACCGCCACCGGCATGCCCGCCGCCACCGCCGAAGAATTCTTCGAAGATGCCGCCACCGCCGCCGCCACCGAAGGCTTCGCGGAAGATATCGAACGGATCGTGCCCGGCGAATCCGCCGCCGCCACCTCCGCCGGCGCGGCCCATACCGCCCTGGGTGAAGGCCGCGTGGCCGTAACGGTCGTAGGCGGCACGCTTATCCTCGTCCTTCAGCACGTCGTAGGCTTCGGAAATCTCTTTGAATTTAGCTTCCGCTTTGGCGTCGCCGGGATTTTTGTCCGGGTGGTATTTGACCGCCAGTTTGCGATAGGCCTTTTTCAGTTCATCCGCCGAAGCGTCGCGTGAAACGCCCAGGAGTTCGTAGTAATCTCCGGATGCCATAATGTTTTAGCTTTCTTCTTTCGCTGGACCGCTGGAGACGATCACGTTGGCCGCCCGGATCAGGCGATCGTTCAGGCGATAGCCGGCGCGCGCGGTCTCGATGACATGGTCTTCCTCCACCTCGTCGGAGGGCTGATGGGCCACACATTCGTGCAGGTTCGGATCGAAGCGCTCGCCGTCGGGGATCAATTCTTCGAGGCCCTGTTCGGCCAGCGTTTTCTTGAGTTGGTCGTCGACCATTTTGAAGCCGATCGTCACATCCTTTGCCTCCGGATGGTTCTCGGCGGCCTGGAGGCCGAGCTTCATGGTGTCGAGCACAGGCAGCAGCTCCTCGATGACGCCGGCGGCGGCACTGCGAATGATGTCCTGCTTCTCGCGGCCCATGCGTTTGCGGTAATTCTCCAGATCGGCCACGGAGCGAAGGTAGCGTGCCTTCATCTCGGCGGCTTCCGCCTGCGCTTTTTCCAGCTCGCTGAGCTCAGGCTCGGCGGCGCTTGCTTCCTCGGCGGCAGCCTCCGGCTCAACTTCCACTTCGGCTGCGGCGGAGGTCTCCTCAAATTCTTCGGTTTCCTTGGTCTCTTTGTCTTTCATAGTGTGTCGTGTACGACAGTTACGGTCACTGCCGGTTTCAAAGTGAGCGCGGAAGTGTGGGGATTATTTAGCAGAGATCAAGAATGCACTTCCGGGCGTCGATACCAGAAGCCGCAGAGCTTTCGCCAGCGCACGGCGAGGGGAAAAAGCATCATAAAGAAAACCCAGCCCAGAATTTGCGGGCCGGAATACCAGTTCAGCTTGCGGGCCGAGGTCCGGGCGGGGGAGGAACGGATGATTTCGAAGCGGAGCCCTTTCCGCCGGCCCCATTTCTTGAGGAGGCGGGAGAGTCGCACTTCTTCGCTGGCGTAGAGTCGTTCGTCAAATCCATCGACCTCGCGAAACGCATCGGCCCGGCAGAAGAGGTAGCTCCCGGCCGCGATTTGCGTGAGTTTGGAGATGCGTTCCCACAGGCCGATCCCGAAGCGACCGACCGCGCTGATCGGCCCCTCGAACTGAATGATCGAGCCGCCGCCGACAAAGCGCCCGGAAGCAAGCATGTCCAGACTCTCCGCCAACAGGCCGGGGGAGATGCGGGTGTCGGCATCGACAAAGATCAAATGGCGGCCCCGGCTTTGATTCGCCCCGCTGTTCCGGGCGCGGGCGATCTGGTTGACCGGTTCAAAGACAACGTGGTCGGCACCATGGGCACGGGCCACATCCGCCGTATCGTCGGTGGAATTGTTGTCCACGACGACGATCTCTCCGGGAACCGCCTGCGCGGACATCGCCGTGCGGACCGCCGCCAGGGTGGCTGGGAGTTCCTGCGCTTCGTTGAACGCGGGAATGATGACCGAGTAGCTCGGCTCGGTGTTGATTTTCGAATCAGTCGGCATTCTGACTCCGTTCGATCACTGGCAGGTGCACTTCAAAACGCTTCAAAAACCAGGGGACATAGGGCCCGTTCCAGAATACGCCCCGGGCCTCCCCGTCGGCTTTATGGGTGGGATGGGAGTTCAGCCAAGCCTGCAGTTGTTTGCGTGCTGCATTGAAATTCTCCCTGGTGTAGCCTCCGCGCACGCCGATGCTGGCAACCAAGCGTTCGGGCAAATCGACCACTTTCACCTCGTCGGTGGAGGAAAGCTCGCGGTGACTGGCATCCGCGCCGATATAAAAATACATCCGGCCCGGCATCATTTCCGCTTCGACCGGAGTCGTCATGGCGATATCATTCCGGCTGATGTAGCGAAAGAGCGGGCGAAAGAGTCCGTTATTCTCGGAAAAATAATGATCCTTGCACTCAGAGACAATCATGCGGCTGGCGGGAATGGTCTTCAACTCCGTCGCACCCACCTCCGTTTGGGGGAAGGCCTGCTGATCCGCATGCGTTGTGCTTTGTAGGCTCATACTGATCAATATAAGCAGATAGTAGTATTTCACGAGGAAGAATCATGTTTCGGCGTCTCTGCCTTACAGGCGGTGAATGCGCTTGAGGGTTGGAATAATTCTTTCGGCGGTGCATCTTGACTGCATGCGTTTCAAAGAATTCACACGCGCCGTCAGCTTTTTTTGTCTCGCGGCCTTGTCGCTGCAGGCCGAGCCGGTGCAATCGGTCCATACCACGATCGACCTGGTTTCGGACAGCAGCGAGATCGTGCCGGGGCAGACCTTCCAGCTGGCCGTGACCTTCGACATGGAACCGGAGTGGCACATCTACTGGGAGAACCCGGGGGCCAGTGGCCTGCCGCCCGAGTTGGACTGGAAACTGCCCGACGGCTTTGAAGCCGGCGAAATCGTCTGGCCCGCCCCCGAGCGTATTTCCCTCGAAGGCCTGGTCAGCTACGGTTTTAAGGATACCGCCACGCTGGTCGTGCCGGTGGTGGCCCCGTCGGATCTTGAGCCCGGAGCCGAGATTCCGGTCCGGCTCGACCTCAGCTTTCTCATCTGTAAAGAAATTTGCCTGCCGGGTGATGCCAGCCTGGAGCTAACGCTACGCAGTGGTACGACTCAAAAACCGAGTGCCGATTCCGCGGTCTTTGAACGCGCACGTGAGGCTCAGCCCGGAGAGGAGGTCCCCTTCGAGGTGACGCCCATCGCCATGGATGAGAAAACACTGACGGTGGAGATTTCCGGTGCCGACCTGCCGGAATCGCTTTATTTCTACGCAGCGGAAGCGAGCATGCTCGATCCCAACGCCGACCAGCCTTACACCATCGCCGACGGCACCGGCCGTCTGAGCCTTCCCCTTGACTTTGCCTTTTTTGATCAAGAGCCCGGCAAAATCAAAGGTGTGCTGCGGTCGCCGGACCAAAGCTGGCATGCGGTGGTCCCGGTCAAGTCCCAGTCCAGCCGGGCCGCCTCGTCCGCCGAGTCCGCAGAGGTGTCAGTGGCCGCCTCCCCCGGGGGGCTGGAGCAAAAGCTGTTGGACTTCGGCCTCCTGGGCTGGCTCCTCCTCGCTTTCGTCGGCGGCTTGATTCTCAATGTCATGCCCTGTGTCCTGCCGGTGCTCTCGCTCAAGGTGTTTTCGCTGCTGAATCACAGCGGGCAGTCCCGCAGCCACGCTTTGGCGCACGGGATCGCTTATACGCTCGGTGTGGTGGCCAGCTTCATTCTCCTGGCGGCGGTGCTGTTCAGCCTTCGGGCACTGGGCGAAAGTATCGGCTGGGGCTTTCAACTGCAAAATCCGGGATTTGTGCTGGTACTCGGACTCGTTTTTTTCCTCTTCGGGCTCAACTTGCTGGGGGTCTTTGAGATTGGTTCCGGACTGGTCGGGGCCGATGCCAAAGTTGCCGGGCGTAAGGACCTATTCGGCTCTTTCGGAGTCGGAGTCCTGGCTGCGGTTGTAGGGGCGCCCTGTGTAGGGCCCTTTGTCGGTGGCGTCAGCGGGGTCGCGCTTCAGACCAATACCTTCACCGGGCTATTCATCTTTGCCATGCTCGGCTTCGGTATGGCCTCGCCATTTCTTTTCCTGGCCATCTTTCCCAAGCTGGTGGCGTACCTGCCCAAGCCGGGCCCCTGGATGGAAACCTTCAAACAATCGATGGGCTTCCTCCTCCTGGCTGCGCTGGTCTTTCTACTTTATCTACTCGGACAGCTGGGGGGGGGCGCCGCCATCACGGTGATGCTCGTTGTCCTGCTGGTCTCTGCAATCGCGGCCTGGGTCTACGGGCGCTGGGCGGCACCGGGGAAATCATTCAAGTCGCGGATCATTGCCCGGAGCATAACGATTCTACTGCTTGTAGCCGGTGCTTTCTGGGGCTTGCGTGCGATCGATGCGGCCTACGACAACTTTACCCGCGGTGTTGCCGGAGCGGCTACTGAAGACGGGCACTGGGCCCCCTGGAGCAAGGAGGCTGTCGAGCAGGCGATCGCCGAGGGGAAGCCGGTCTTTGTCGATTTTACGGCCACCTGGTGCCTGATCTGCCAGGTGAATAAAAAGACGGCGCTGCGCACGGATGAAACCCACGCGTTGTTTGAAGAGTACGACGTCGTCAGTCTTTCGGCCGACTGGACCCGCCGGGATGCCGCGATTACGGCCGAACTGGAAAAGTTCGGGCGGTCCGGCGTGCCCCTCTATTTGCTCTATAGCCCGGAGGGCGAGGTTTCGGTGCTACCGCAGAATTTGACCAACGGGATTATCCGGGAGGCGGTCGAAGGCCTCTTTGAGGATTAGCCGAATTAGATTTGCTATGTCTGCTCGCAGCGGCAAAAACGGGGCATGTTTTATGACGAGGTCAACGTGACTTTAAAGGCGGGCAAGGGCGGCGACGGCTGCTTCAGCTTCCGCCGTGCCAAGTATGAGCCCAAGGGCGGACCCGATGGCGGCGATGGTGGCCGCGGTGGCAATGTGTACATTGTGGGCGATACCAATGTCGCGGATCTGACGGATTTCCACTTCAAGCCCGGGTGGCGCGCCAAGAACGGCGAGCCCGGCCGGGGCAGTGATCAACACGGCGCCAAAGGCAGCCACCTGACGCTTAAGCTGCCCGTCGGGACCATCGTGGTGGACCGGGAGACGGGCGATCCGATCGCCGAGGTGACCGAACATGGCGAAGAAGTGCTCCTGCTCGAAGGTGGCGATGGCGGTAAAGGCAACGCCCAGTTCAAGTCCTCCACCAATCAGGCGCCACGGCAATTTACCCTCGGCAAACCGGGCGAGGAAGGGGAGTTTCGTCTCATCATCAAGACCATCGCCGATGTCGGTCTGATCGGCTTTCCCAATGCGGGTAAGTCCACTTTGCTGAACATGATGACCAATGCGCACCCGAAAACGGGCGCATACCCCTTCACCACCATGTTTCCGACGGTGGGCGTGCTGGAGTACCCCGATCAGTTTGAGCGGATCACGCTGGCCGATATTCCCGGCCTCATCGAAGGAGCCAGTAAAAACAAGGGGCTCGGGCACCGCTTCCTCAAGCATGTCGAACGCTGCAAGGTGCTTCTGGTCATGATTGATATGCAGGGCACCGACGGGCGTGAGCCGATTTCGGATTACCGCGTGCTGCAAAAGGAGCTCAAGTTGTACATGCCGGGGCTGGTTCGTAAGCCGGTGCTGGTTTGTGCGAACAAAATGGACGAACCGGACGCTCCGGATAACCTGGCAAGCTTCCGAAAAAAGGTGAAAGAGACCGTCTATCCAATTTCCTGTGTATCCGACGAGGGGTTCGAGGAATTGAAGCAGGCCCTTCTGGCGGAAGTGCTGGAAATACGCCGTGCGGAACGTGAAGAGGATTGACCCCGGGGTAAGCCGTTAGTAACGTTCGCGTACACACTATGTCCCGTGTCGTTCCATTTTTGCTTCTTTTCAGCATCAGCATATCTTTTGTGCATGCTGAATTTCGCACGTTTACGAACGATTTCGGGGACTCGGTTGAAGCCAAGCTGATCGAGTTGAAAAAGGAAGACAGCATTATCCGGATGCAGCTCAGGAACGGGCGCAAAATCGACGCGAAGCTTTCCGCCTTCAGCCAGTCCGATCAAAAATACATTCGTAAGTGGTGGGGTGAGGTTGTCGCTGAAAGACAGATCCTGCACAAGCAAGCGCGCATTGATGTGGAGATTAAGATTGATACCAAAACACGCTCCAGCGGGCACTCCAGTTGGTACTCGGAATCCGACGATAAAACAAAAATCTTTTATCCGGAAGTGACGATCGAAAACAATGAATCCCAGACTTTTAAGGGGAATGAACTGCGTCTGGTGATTTTTGCAGACGACATGCGCTACAAGGGGCAAATGAAAGTGGTTTCTGCCAGCAGCATTAAGACGGATCTGAAAGAGCGCGAGGAAATCGTTTTGGAACCCGACGCTTTTCGGCTCAGGCATTACGAGTATGACAGTAATTATTTTAACTACGATTACGAGTACGGTTACAAATACAGCGGTTATGCGATGACACTGAAAAACTCGAAAGGGGAAGTCATCTACGAAGACGCTACGAAAGATAAGTTCCTCAAATCAAAGCACTTATACAGCTGCAAAAAAGGCCAGATCTTTGACGAGGACTTCAAGCGCAGGCTGAAATCCAGCGGTAGCAGTTCTTCCTACGCCAACTAATAAATTTGTCTCTGAGCTTGTTGACCCGGTAACGAGGCCTCCCTCCCAGCGATTTTTCTCTTTGACCCTGCTCGGGTGCACGTGTGAGCGTGCACGGTTCACAGGCTTGTCGCAAAAAAAGCCTACACCCACCGGAACATCCGGAAAAAACCATAAACTTATTAAAGTATGAAATTCACCCGACAAATTCTATCTATCCTAGCGCTCAGCATGGGCGTGTCCTTGCAAACGTTCGCACAGGCTCCTGCGGCCCCCGCACAGCAACCGGACCAAATTTCCCAGCTCGCCGAGCTTGTGGGCTTAAGTGACACCCAGGAGCAGGAGATTCGCGATATCGTCGCCGAAATCGAGCCCAAGATCGAACGCCTGCAGACCGAGGCTCAAGCAGTTCAAGCGGAGCTCGTCGAACTATCCGGACCCGACTTTGACGAGGCCGCCATTCGCGAAAAGGCCTCCGAACTGGGGACCCTTGAGGGCGAGATGACTGCGTCGTCAATCATTCTGCAGTCCAAGGTTGATGCTGTATTTACAGAGGAACAGCGTCAGCAGCTGGAAGAAATGCAGCGCCAGCAACAGCAAATGCAGCAACAAATGCGTCAGCAACAGATGCAGCGCCAAATCCAGCAGCAGTTGCAACAGCAGCAGCAACAGCCACAACCGGGAGCGGGAGTCGCTCCGGCGAAGTAATCAAGCAGACTGACGACTGAATTTTTTATCGAAAGCCCGGGCATATGCCCGGGCTTTTTTGTGGGATCAAACTTTCCTCAGCGTGGTGTCGCCTGGAAAGATTGCCAATTGTGCCAGGCAAAAAGGGCCATGAAAATAGGGAGCAAAATGGTACCGAGATAGAAGTATCCGGCCACGCCGATGGCCACTGCGACAATCGCGCTGATCAAATGCACGTAACGTTGCTTCCGGGGTCCCAGTATCGCGGCCAGCATTTGGCCCCCGTCCATTGGGTAGACCGGGAGGCAATTCAGAATCGACCAGAATATACTGACCAAAATCAAATCACGCAGAAAAGGGCGGAAGAGTGAGCCTTCAGGAATTTGAATAAGACCGGCTAGACCAATTAGAAGGATGCCAAATGCGAATTGGAGGCCTGGACCCGCTGCCGTGACGAGAAAGGACTGTTTGCGGTCGAGTTGACCCGAGGGGTAAGAGGCAAATCCGCCAAAGGCCTGCAAGGTGATCGATGTCGGCAGACCGTATTTGCGGATCATCAGCGCATGGCCCAGCTCATGAATCATGATGGAAAGAAAGCCGGCGAAGGCGAAGACCGCCACCAGCATGATCTCGAGCGAGTTGGAAGCGTGCAAGCCACCCCCGATAAAGACCATTGTCAGCCAGAACCAGGGTTGCACGCAGACGGGGATGCCTAAAATGGAAAAGCGAATCATAGCGGGCAACATCGGTATTGGGGAATAAAAGCGCAAACACGGAAAATAAAATCTGATTGGAAGTCTCTTTTCCCAAAACCACGGAAAATGAAGCAGGGGGCCAGCCAGGATGCCTTGCCGGTGATCGAAGTGATCGAGCAGTGGCCGGTCTTGGAGGGCCGCGGCAATAAGCTCGCGGAACAACTGCCGGAGTTGAAACGGGAGATTGAAAACGCTCCCCGTTACGAACTCATCAGTTTCAGAAAATAGGAACGAAGTCCGAAAGGTTTTTCTTCAGGGACCCGCCTGTAGCCGAAGGCCTTCGCCTTTGGCCGCAGCGTTTCGAAAGCTCTCAGCTTGTCCCCAAAGCCTAAGGGCTTCGGCTACGGGTGAGGCGCATCTGAAGCCTTCCGGTTGACGCTTGTCCTCCGCCGGTACCTTTACCTAGGGCGGAAACTCAGAGGACTTAGGGGTGTTCTGTTTTGCTTTACGAAGGAAGAAGTCCTTCTCAGTCTTTCTATTGTGAGCCGCACACAGCAAATCGATATCGACGAAGCATCGTTCCAGCAGCGTGCTGAACTGAAAAGTCACCTGGCATGGGAGAGTTTTGTCGCGCTGGCCCGTAAGCCCGGCCGGGAACTGATTGTCGATTGCACCATGCAGCGGCGTGCGATGAAAAGCGGCTTCCTGCTCGCGCTTGCCTGGGGCCTGTCCAGGCGTATCAAAACATGGACGGACAAGAAACGGGTGGGGATCGTCTTTCCCCCCGGTCTGGGTGGCTACATTGCCAATCTGGCGGTCACTCTGGCGGGGAAGGTTCCGGTCAACCTAAACTTCACACTAGGCCCGGCCAGTGTCGAGTCCTGCATTCGCAGGGCAGATATTGACTGCCTGCTCACCACCCAGCGTGTACAAAAGAAGATGACCGGCTTCCCCTGGCCGGACGAAGGGATCGTCGATCTGGTCGAGGAGATGAAAACCCTTTCGAAGCCGAAGACCTTGGCGCTCCTTGCGGCGATCTATGTGCTGCCGGGCAAATTTCTGGCAAAATGTTTGAAGGTGCCTTCGACGGGCGACCGGGACGAGGCTGGCTTGCTCTTCACCAGTGGCAGCTCCGGCGAGCCGAAGGGAGTGGCGCTGACGCATCGGAATATTCTGAGTAACTGCGCCCAGATTGACACGGCCGGCTTGCTGCCGACCTCGGAGAAAGTGCTCGCGAACCTCCCGATTTTTCACAGCTTCGGCTTTACGGTGACGCTCTGGTATCCGCTGCTCCGGGGCTGCCCGGTCGTGACCTTGCCGTCCCCGCTGGAAGTGAAAAAAATTGCGGAGGCGATCCATGCGGAGTCGGCGACGATTTTGATCGGCACGCCCACATTTTTTAAGCCCTACCTGAAACGGGTGGAGCCGGAGCAGTTGGCTTCGCTCAAATACGTGATTGCGGGCGCCGAGAAGACGCCGGACGGATTTGCCGATGCCTGGGAGCAGCGCTTCGGCAGCATTTACTTTGAAGGCTACGGGCTGACCGAAACCTCGCCGGTCGTCTCGGTCAATCTACCGGACAAGCCGCAAGGGGTCGACTATCCCGGAGAGTCGGATGAGGGGAGCCGGCGCGGGTCTGTGGGGCGGTTGTTTCCCGGCCTGGCCGCGCGTATCCTGAATCCGGATACGCGTGTGGCTGCTTCTTGCGATGTCACCGGGTTGCTTGCTTTGAAGGGGCCCAACATATTTGAAGGTTATTTGGAGGATCCCGAGCGCACTGCTGAAGTGAAAGAGGGCGAGTGGTTCATTACCGGAGATCTCGCGCGTTTTGATGCGGACGGCTTTCTCTACATTGAGGGGCGCCTTTCCCGGTTTTCCAAGATTGGTGGCGAGATGGTGCCCCACGGCACGGTCGAGCAGGCCTTGATCGAGGCCTTTGATTTGCTCGACGCGGAAGCGCCGATGCTGGCGGTGGGCGCCCGCCCGGACGAGGCAAAAGGCGAGGCGCTGGTGCTGATTGCCGCCATCGATCTCGAACTGAGCGACGTGCGGGAGAAGCTCGCCTCCGCCGGTTTCAGCAATCTCTGGATTCCAAAAGAGATGAAACGGGTGGAGTCGGTCCCGACGCTGGCCACCGGAAAGCTCGACTTGCGGGGGATTCAGGAGCTGGCCGCATCGGCCTGATCGCCGCAGGCCTTCCTCAGTCGCGCTTGCAAGTGAGTGCGGCGCACTTGTTGCTCGTTGTTCTTGATCGCCATGGCATAGGCGTCGAGCGAGCCGACGAGGTAGACCTTCGACTTTGCCCGGGTGATGCCGGTGTAAACCAGATTTCGTTGCAGGAGCAAAAAGTGTTGTTTGAGCAGGGGGATGACGACGACCGGATACTCGCTGCCCTGGCTCTTGTGGATGGAGATGGCATAGGCGAGGTGGACATTGGCCATTTCGCCTTTGGTGTATTCGACTTGGGTCTCGCCAAAATCAACGGTCAGTCCGGAGCGATCCGGAGCGATGGCCCGGATGATGCCGGTATCACCGTTGAAGACATTCTTGTCGTAGTTGTTGCGGTTTTGGATGACCTTGTCGCCGATTCGGAAGGTGGTGCTACCGTATTCGAGCTCCGCCGGCAGCGGCTTGCGGGTCTTTTCCCGAAAGTGGGTTTGCCTGGCGGCGGCATAATCCGGATCGGAGCGCATGCGTGACTCGGCCTGGTCTTTCGAGTTGAGTACTTCTTGCAGTTCGGCGTTTAAGAGCGTGATCCCGCCCTTGCCCCGGTGCATGGGCGACATGATTTGCAAGTCCTTGATCGGATCGATGCCATGCGTTTTGGGGATGTACTCACGGGCGAGATATTTTATCGCAAGGACGCATTGCTCCGGATCTTCCGCCTCGATGAAGGTAAAGTCCTTTTCCGGGTCGAGCTCCCGAAGACTGCGAAAGGTCATGCCCGGATGCGTCTCGCCGTGGAGAATCGCGTGGGCGGTGGTCACGATACCGCTTTCTTTGCCCTGTCGATAGATGGTATCCAGGCGCGTCACTTTTGCGGGAGGTGCGGTCAGCAGATCGCCCAGTATGTTGCCGGCCCCGACGGAGGGGAGCTGATCGGCATCGCCCACCAGAAGCAGGTGCGCTCCGCTCGGAACGGCATCGAAGAGGTGTGCTGCCAGTCGGGTATCGAGCATACTCGTTTCGTCAAGTATCAGAAAGTCGCAGGGCAGTGGCTCGTCTGCATTGTGTAGAAAGCTTCGGCTGGCGGCGTCAAACTTGAGCAGCCGGTGAATGGTACTGGCCGGCGCCCCGGATGCTTCGGCCAATCGCTGGGCGGCACGCCCGGTCGGAGAGGCGAGGGCAATGCGCACTTTCTTGGCCCGCAGGATGTCGACGACAGCACGGAGGATCGTGGTCTTTCCTGTCCCCGGGCCGCCGGTGATGGCGGACACTTTTGACCGAAGCGTATTCTGTAGGGCCGTGCGTTGTAGGCTAGCCATCTCAAAACCGGTGCGTTGCTCGGCCCAATCGATCGCGGCATCGACCTTGATCGAAGGGAGGATCGACTTGGTCTGACTGATCTGTGCCAGTGCTTCGGCGATTCGTTTTTCTGCGCCAGCTGTCTTGGGGAGCTGGTAGCCGGGGCCAAGACTTTGTCCGGCACTATCGACGGCATTGACCTTGAAGAGCCTTTCTGCCCGGTTCAGCGCGGTGATGTACTGCTGGACAAGGCCCGGCTCAAGATTGAGTAAGCGTGTGGCTTGCTCCAAAATCATTTCAGCGGTGCCCAGTGTGTGACCATCGTCTTCAAGTTGCCGCATGGTGTGGAGAATGCCCGCCTCGATGCGTTCTTTCGAATTGGTGGGGAAGCCCAGGTTGAGTGCGATTTTATCCGCGGTTTTGAAGCCGATGCGTTCGATGTCCTCGGCCAGCCGGTAGGGCTCGTCCTGGAGAATGCGTTTGGCGCCGTTGCCGTATTTTTTCACGAGGCGGACGCATTGGGCCGGCGTGACGCCATAGGTCTGCAAGAACATCATCACGTCCCGGACCGCGCGCTGCTCATCCCAGGCCAGTTTGATTGATTTGGCCCGCTGCTTGCCGATGCCCGGGACTTCGTGCAGGCGCCCCGAATCTTCGCTGATCACGCGCAGGGTATCCGCTCCGAAGTAGTCGACGATCTTCTTCGCATAGGACTTGCCGATGCCATGAATCAGACCGCTGCCGAGGTATTTGCGGATCCCGTGCACGGATGCCGGGAGCTGGGATTTAAAGCGGGCAAATTTGAACTGGTCTCCGTGTTGTGGATGTCGCGTCCATTCACCGTTCAGCCGAAGGGTTTCCCCACACTGCACCCCGGGTAGCTGCCCCAGGATCGTGACCGGCGTTTTCCCCTCGGGCGTGCGGAGCTCGGCAATGCAATAGGCCGAATCCTCGTTGAAGTAGATAATTCTTTCAAGGACTCCGGTGATGCTCTGGTCTGTCTGATGGGGAGCGGACATGCTTTACTCCAATCAAGATATGCCCGTGCGTAGGTCGATACGAAAAAGCCCCCGCAAAGTGCAGGGGCTTGGAAAGAGACCGAATATTACTCGGAAATGACCGGTGGGTCATCGGGAGGATCTTCAGGCGGACCGCCGGGATCGCCGTCCTCGGTTTCCATCGTGAAGATGATGTCATCGAATTCGACATTACCTACGACTTCGACTTGGCCGAACGTAATGCCCGGACGCCCTTGGGCGGACTGCACTTGGAAGTCCTGCTGGCCGGGTCGGTACAGCGCGGTCTGAATGACAGACTCGGTGCCGGCACCTTCAGGAACGAAGCGGAAGATCGCATACCGGCGCTCCAAGTCATCGAAGATTTGCAGGGCACGGTCCTCATTCGCACTCACCCGGACGGAGTAGGAGTCCTCGATTTCCTTGAAGTAATCGAGTGGGACACTGACAACTTCATGGCTGCTTTGAGCCGCGAGGTAAGGTGTGTAAGCCCCGCCGGTGGCCGCGAGTTCGGCGCGCTGTAGCATACCCTGATCATCCTCGTAGGTGGCGACCCCGGTGGCACCCTGGCTGTCCTCGAAGTAGCTCGGGAGTTGATCCAGGAAGTAAACTTGAACCAGACCGCTGGTCTGCGTACTGTACTGGGCCGCAAAGGTGCGAACCTGAGTTTCCTTCTTCATATCCACAATGATGATGCACTCCTCGTTGGACGGGAATTCATAGGTTGTCGTGGGGTCCTCATCCAGAAGGTTCAGGATCTTGTCGATCGGGCCTCCGCTCACGTAAGCGATGCGGGTACCCGTGTAGGCCGACGCAAAATCATAATCAATGATCGGGGATTGCGCCTGTATGA encodes the following:
- the dnaJ gene encoding molecular chaperone DnaJ, producing MASGDYYELLGVSRDASADELKKAYRKLAVKYHPDKNPGDAKAEAKFKEISEAYDVLKDEDKRAAYDRYGHAAFTQGGMGRAGGGGGGGFAGHDPFDIFREAFGGGGGGGIFEEFFGGGGGHAGGGGAAHGADLRYDLEITLEEAAKGTEKEIRYRRPVACKKCSGSGAEPGSKKVTCQTCGGAGQVTSNRGFISFRQVCPSCQGAGQTIEKPCTDCRGEGRVMDSSTVNVRIPAGVATGSKLRSSGKGEAGQMGGQAGDLYIIIHVKEHELFERRDNDLFCEVPIKFTLAALGGSIDVPTLFGKGNLKIPPGTQSGTTFRLRDQGIPALRGGRKGDLLIRVQVEVPTKLNSEQKAKLEEYAEACGDPANPVSESFVEKAKNFFQ
- a CDS encoding nucleotide exchange factor GrpE, producing the protein MKDKETKETEEFEETSAAAEVEVEPEAAAEEASAAEPELSELEKAQAEAAEMKARYLRSVADLENYRKRMGREKQDIIRSAAAGVIEELLPVLDTMKLGLQAAENHPEAKDVTIGFKMVDDQLKKTLAEQGLEELIPDGERFDPNLHECVAHQPSDEVEEDHVIETARAGYRLNDRLIRAANVIVSSGPAKEES
- a CDS encoding glycosyltransferase, translated to MPTDSKINTEPSYSVIIPAFNEAQELPATLAAVRTAMSAQAVPGEIVVVDNNSTDDTADVARAHGADHVVFEPVNQIARARNSGANQSRGRHLIFVDADTRISPGLLAESLDMLASGRFVGGGSIIQFEGPISAVGRFGIGLWERISKLTQIAAGSYLFCRADAFREVDGFDERLYASEEVRLSRLLKKWGRRKGLRFEIIRSSPARTSARKLNWYSGPQILGWVFFMMLFPLAVRWRKLCGFWYRRPEVHS
- a CDS encoding heme-binding protein, with translation MSLQSTTHADQQAFPQTEVGATELKTIPASRMIVSECKDHYFSENNGLFRPLFRYISRNDIAMTTPVEAEMMPGRMYFYIGADASHRELSSTDEVKVVDLPERLVASIGVRGGYTRENFNAARKQLQAWLNSHPTHKADGEARGVFWNGPYVPWFLKRFEVHLPVIERSQNAD
- a CDS encoding protein-disulfide reductase DsbD family protein yields the protein MRFKEFTRAVSFFCLAALSLQAEPVQSVHTTIDLVSDSSEIVPGQTFQLAVTFDMEPEWHIYWENPGASGLPPELDWKLPDGFEAGEIVWPAPERISLEGLVSYGFKDTATLVVPVVAPSDLEPGAEIPVRLDLSFLICKEICLPGDASLELTLRSGTTQKPSADSAVFERAREAQPGEEVPFEVTPIAMDEKTLTVEISGADLPESLYFYAAEASMLDPNADQPYTIADGTGRLSLPLDFAFFDQEPGKIKGVLRSPDQSWHAVVPVKSQSSRAASSAESAEVSVAASPGGLEQKLLDFGLLGWLLLAFVGGLILNVMPCVLPVLSLKVFSLLNHSGQSRSHALAHGIAYTLGVVASFILLAAVLFSLRALGESIGWGFQLQNPGFVLVLGLVFFLFGLNLLGVFEIGSGLVGADAKVAGRKDLFGSFGVGVLAAVVGAPCVGPFVGGVSGVALQTNTFTGLFIFAMLGFGMASPFLFLAIFPKLVAYLPKPGPWMETFKQSMGFLLLAALVFLLYLLGQLGGGAAITVMLVVLLVSAIAAWVYGRWAAPGKSFKSRIIARSITILLLVAGAFWGLRAIDAAYDNFTRGVAGAATEDGHWAPWSKEAVEQAIAEGKPVFVDFTATWCLICQVNKKTALRTDETHALFEEYDVVSLSADWTRRDAAITAELEKFGRSGVPLYLLYSPEGEVSVLPQNLTNGIIREAVEGLFED
- the obgE gene encoding GTPase ObgE, which encodes MFYDEVNVTLKAGKGGDGCFSFRRAKYEPKGGPDGGDGGRGGNVYIVGDTNVADLTDFHFKPGWRAKNGEPGRGSDQHGAKGSHLTLKLPVGTIVVDRETGDPIAEVTEHGEEVLLLEGGDGGKGNAQFKSSTNQAPRQFTLGKPGEEGEFRLIIKTIADVGLIGFPNAGKSTLLNMMTNAHPKTGAYPFTTMFPTVGVLEYPDQFERITLADIPGLIEGASKNKGLGHRFLKHVERCKVLLVMIDMQGTDGREPISDYRVLQKELKLYMPGLVRKPVLVCANKMDEPDAPDNLASFRKKVKETVYPISCVSDEGFEELKQALLAEVLEIRRAEREED
- a CDS encoding Spy/CpxP family protein refolding chaperone → MKFTRQILSILALSMGVSLQTFAQAPAAPAQQPDQISQLAELVGLSDTQEQEIRDIVAEIEPKIERLQTEAQAVQAELVELSGPDFDEAAIREKASELGTLEGEMTASSIILQSKVDAVFTEEQRQQLEEMQRQQQQMQQQMRQQQMQRQIQQQLQQQQQQPQPGAGVAPAK